One Deinococcus aerolatus genomic window carries:
- a CDS encoding MFS transporter has protein sequence MSGALTPGSTSLPAVPRTLSLGLVLVVLIVAFESMAVSTVLPRVAGELRGLALYGWASSAFLLSSLFGAVLGGVLADRRGLAFGAVLALLLFAAGLLVGAAAPTMLVFVLARLLQGLGAGGLATLPWAVISTRYPPAARARMLAAISSAWLLPALIGPLIASVMADQWSWRVVFWGLVPLLALSAPLCVLPLRVRVRQPSGGKEARGGRRLLWSALGLAVSAGALVEGLRRADALGLGLGAAGLLGVALSTRTLFPAGMWRFGAGLPSALMVRGLAAFAVMGTTSFLPLALNELRGLTLTGAGLVLSLGGVTWTLGSWIQARIEDAYGEASRPLRIRAGLAGVAAGLALSALSVLGLLPLWVLYPGWVLACLGMGIGYTSTSLFAMSSTPPEGAGQLSGQLANIESLMVALAAGIGGALIARVRPLDGAFTLAFGVTLLGAVLALAMVGRLRRPPQA, from the coding sequence GTGAGTGGCGCCCTGACCCCCGGCTCAACCTCCCTGCCCGCCGTTCCCCGCACCTTGAGCCTGGGTCTGGTGCTGGTGGTGCTGATCGTGGCCTTCGAGTCGATGGCGGTCAGCACCGTGCTGCCGCGTGTGGCCGGGGAACTGCGCGGGCTGGCGCTGTACGGCTGGGCCTCCAGCGCCTTCTTGCTGTCCAGCCTGTTCGGGGCGGTGCTGGGCGGCGTGCTGGCCGACCGGCGCGGGCTGGCCTTTGGGGCCGTGCTGGCGCTGCTGCTGTTCGCCGCCGGCCTGCTGGTGGGCGCAGCGGCCCCCACCATGCTGGTGTTCGTGCTGGCCCGGCTGCTTCAGGGACTGGGGGCCGGCGGGCTGGCCACGCTGCCGTGGGCGGTGATCAGCACCCGCTACCCGCCGGCGGCCCGCGCCCGGATGCTGGCGGCCATCTCCAGCGCGTGGCTGCTGCCGGCCCTGATCGGCCCGCTGATCGCCAGCGTGATGGCGGACCAGTGGTCCTGGCGGGTGGTGTTCTGGGGGCTGGTGCCGCTGCTGGCCCTCAGCGCGCCGCTGTGCGTCCTGCCGCTGCGGGTGCGGGTGCGTCAGCCCAGCGGGGGCAAAGAGGCGAGAGGCGGCCGCCGCCTGCTGTGGTCCGCGCTGGGCCTGGCGGTTTCGGCGGGTGCCCTGGTGGAGGGCCTGCGCCGCGCCGACGCGCTGGGCCTGGGGCTGGGCGCGGCGGGGCTGCTGGGCGTGGCCCTCAGCACCCGCACGCTGTTCCCGGCGGGCATGTGGCGCTTCGGGGCCGGGCTGCCCAGCGCCCTGATGGTCCGGGGGCTGGCGGCCTTCGCTGTGATGGGGACGACCTCCTTTCTGCCGCTGGCCCTCAATGAACTGCGCGGTCTGACGCTGACCGGGGCAGGGCTGGTCCTGTCGCTGGGCGGCGTGACCTGGACCCTGGGGTCATGGATTCAGGCCCGCATCGAGGACGCGTACGGCGAGGCGTCCCGGCCCCTCCGCATCCGCGCTGGTCTGGCAGGGGTGGCCGCCGGTCTGGCCCTGTCCGCCCTGAGTGTGCTGGGCCTGCTGCCGCTGTGGGTGCTGTATCCGGGCTGGGTGCTGGCGTGTCTGGGCATGGGCATCGGGTACACCAGCACGTCGCTGTTCGCCATGTCCAGCACCCCGCCGGAGGGCGCGGGGCAACTGTCCGGGCAACTGGCGAACATCGAGTCGTTGATGGTGGCCCTGGCTGCCGGCATCGGCGGCGCACTGATCGCCCGCGTGCGCCCGCTGGACGGGGCCTTCACGCTAGCCTTTGGCGTCACGCTGCTGGGGGCGGTGCTGGCGCTGGCCATGGTGGGGCGGTTGAGGCGTCCACCCCAAGCCTGA
- the coaBC gene encoding bifunctional phosphopantothenoylcysteine decarboxylase/phosphopantothenate--cysteine ligase CoaBC, giving the protein MADAAAGPHKTALVIVGGSMAAVKAPSVLRRLREGGVQVNVIATRAALAFVTELSLSTAADGPVGTDAAWFSPRPDALHLALARADAAVIVGASAELLAGAAHGHANDLALATLLSVQGPVLWVPAMNNAMWNNRAVGANVARLREWGHHFLGPAVGAFGTRGEGAGIGRMAEPETIAAAVLELLKPTAPRDLDGLHVVVSAGPTREYLDPVRFISNPSSGKMGFAVAEDARDRGARVTLVTGPVNLPEPHGLEVVRIGAALELRDAVIRAAQTADIVVMTAAVADYRAAELKGEKQAKVAGDVSVHLTPNPDILAELGQNKGGRVLVGFAMETHAGVERAAAKAARKNADFILLNYPTQAGTAFGGDDNQVTLVRADGTFEDWPRTSKREVARRLLDEALRVRAQRTAD; this is encoded by the coding sequence ATGGCAGATGCAGCGGCAGGACCCCATAAGACGGCGCTGGTGATCGTGGGCGGCAGCATGGCCGCCGTGAAAGCGCCGTCCGTGCTACGGCGGCTGCGCGAGGGCGGCGTGCAGGTCAACGTGATCGCCACCCGCGCCGCGCTGGCCTTTGTGACTGAACTGAGCCTGTCCACCGCCGCCGATGGCCCGGTGGGCACCGACGCGGCGTGGTTCTCGCCCCGCCCCGACGCGCTGCACCTGGCGCTGGCACGGGCCGATGCGGCGGTAATCGTGGGGGCCTCTGCCGAGCTGCTGGCCGGGGCCGCACACGGGCACGCGAACGATCTGGCACTGGCGACGCTGCTGAGCGTTCAGGGGCCAGTGCTGTGGGTGCCGGCCATGAACAACGCCATGTGGAACAACCGCGCAGTGGGGGCCAATGTGGCGCGGCTGAGGGAATGGGGCCATCACTTCCTGGGGCCGGCAGTGGGCGCGTTCGGCACACGCGGCGAGGGCGCGGGCATCGGGCGCATGGCCGAGCCGGAGACGATTGCCGCCGCCGTGCTGGAGTTGCTGAAGCCCACCGCCCCGCGTGATCTGGACGGCCTGCACGTGGTGGTCTCGGCAGGCCCCACCCGCGAGTACCTGGACCCGGTGCGCTTCATCAGCAACCCCAGCAGCGGCAAGATGGGCTTCGCGGTGGCCGAGGACGCGCGGGACCGGGGGGCGCGGGTCACGCTGGTCACCGGGCCGGTGAATCTGCCGGAGCCGCATGGCCTGGAGGTGGTGCGGATCGGGGCGGCGCTGGAGCTGCGCGACGCCGTGATCCGGGCCGCGCAGACCGCCGACATCGTGGTGATGACCGCCGCCGTGGCCGACTACCGCGCCGCCGAACTGAAGGGCGAGAAACAGGCCAAGGTGGCGGGTGATGTGAGCGTTCACCTGACCCCCAACCCCGACATCCTGGCCGAACTGGGGCAAAACAAGGGTGGACGGGTGCTGGTGGGCTTCGCGATGGAAACGCACGCGGGCGTGGAGCGGGCCGCCGCCAAGGCCGCGCGCAAGAATGCCGATTTCATCCTGCTGAATTACCCCACGCAGGCCGGCACCGCGTTCGGCGGCGACGACAACCAGGTCACCCTGGTCCGCGCCGACGGCACCTTTGAGGACTGGCCCCGCACCAGCAAGCGCGAGGTGGCGCGGCGGCTGCTGGACGAGGCCCTGCGGGTGAGGGCGCAGAGGACGGCAGATTAA
- a CDS encoding AEC family transporter, whose product MFQALSNVLLPVMIVAGLGALLASRMRIDQVTVSRLTMYLLIPALVLDVILRTPVRAAEAGQLGLAFVLVMGLSLALGWLTGLGRPAAERRSLSASSGIWNSGNMGLPIALFVFGDSGFDRATVVFLVSIVAMYIVGPAIYGSASRSGQRYGVADILRSVFRLPTLWVALVAVGLRVLNVPLPQGVTRGVSLLAEATLPLVLLSLGLQLGAGGWPPLHRRVWLAGAARLIGGPLIALGVGFLVGLRGESLAVLILSASMPTAVNALLIAQEYGGDSETVAGVVLVTTLGSVLTLAAVVALLPALR is encoded by the coding sequence ATGTTCCAGGCCCTGAGCAACGTGCTGCTGCCCGTGATGATCGTGGCCGGGCTGGGGGCGCTGCTGGCCTCACGGATGCGCATCGATCAGGTCACCGTCTCGCGCCTCACCATGTACCTGCTGATTCCGGCGCTGGTGCTGGACGTGATTCTGCGCACGCCCGTGCGGGCCGCCGAGGCCGGGCAACTGGGGCTGGCCTTTGTGCTGGTGATGGGGCTGTCACTGGCGCTGGGCTGGCTGACGGGCCTGGGTCGCCCGGCTGCCGAGCGCCGCAGCCTGAGCGCTTCCTCGGGCATCTGGAACAGCGGCAACATGGGGCTGCCGATTGCGCTGTTCGTGTTCGGGGACAGCGGGTTTGACCGGGCCACGGTGGTCTTCCTGGTCTCCATCGTCGCCATGTACATCGTCGGCCCGGCCATCTACGGCTCGGCCTCCAGATCGGGGCAGCGGTACGGCGTGGCCGACATTCTGCGTTCGGTGTTCCGGCTGCCCACGCTGTGGGTGGCGCTGGTTGCCGTCGGCCTGCGGGTGCTGAACGTGCCGTTGCCGCAGGGGGTCACGCGCGGAGTCTCCCTGCTGGCCGAGGCCACCCTGCCGCTGGTGCTGCTGTCGCTGGGCCTGCAACTGGGCGCGGGCGGCTGGCCGCCGCTGCACCGCCGTGTGTGGCTGGCGGGGGCCGCGCGGCTGATCGGCGGGCCGCTGATCGCGCTGGGCGTCGGCTTTCTGGTGGGGCTGCGCGGCGAATCGCTGGCGGTGCTGATTCTCTCGGCGAGCATGCCCACTGCCGTCAACGCCCTGTTGATCGCGCAGGAGTACGGCGGCGACTCTGAGACCGTGGCCGGTGTGGTGCTGGTGACAACGCTGGGGTCGGTACTGACGCTGGCGGCGGTGGTGGCGCTGCTGCCAGCGCTGAGATAA
- the argR gene encoding arginine repressor, producing MPGKLSKDQRQKRIQDIIARESVATQGELVEFLRREDVLVTQATVSRDINELRLVRVPVGKGRHRYALSQSGGHGDVQGELARLFQNFVQDVDRGENVLVVRTAEGHASGVALLMDRLRRDDIVGTIAGEDTIFVVARTTDEGEALMEELHALMLG from the coding sequence GTGCCAGGCAAGCTCAGCAAGGACCAGCGTCAGAAGCGCATTCAGGACATCATCGCCCGCGAGAGCGTCGCCACGCAGGGGGAACTGGTGGAATTCCTGCGGCGCGAGGACGTGCTGGTCACGCAGGCCACCGTCAGCCGCGACATCAACGAGCTGCGGCTGGTGCGCGTGCCGGTGGGCAAGGGCCGCCACCGCTACGCCCTGTCGCAGTCGGGCGGGCACGGCGACGTGCAGGGCGAGCTGGCCCGGCTGTTCCAGAACTTCGTGCAGGACGTGGACCGCGGCGAGAACGTGCTGGTGGTCCGCACCGCCGAGGGCCACGCCTCCGGGGTGGCGCTGCTGATGGACCGGTTGCGCCGCGACGACATCGTGGGCACCATTGCCGGCGAGGACACCATCTTCGTGGTGGCCCGCACCACCGACGAGGGCGAGGCCCTGATGGAAGAGCTGCACGCGCTGATGCTGGGCTAG
- a CDS encoding Crp/Fnr family transcriptional regulator, with protein MNYPSLVWHLKRTELFADLELAELEKVAATTPYRSYGPGEVVYRMDDPADALYFVKSGLVKISKLFPNGKEAILGVIGQHDTFGELLLQPEERRPTQAEALERTTLIVLPRSELQSLLNSKPDLAMKLIRLMAARLFEAQSWSATVSAYSAPERVASLLYRLAREFGRPHSQGVELNLKLNQEDLARMVGATRETVSHSLGKLKQDGAIVRARTPIIVRMDALKAYIEQGN; from the coding sequence ATGAATTATCCGAGCCTGGTCTGGCACCTCAAACGCACCGAGCTGTTTGCCGACCTTGAGCTTGCCGAGCTGGAAAAGGTGGCAGCCACGACCCCGTACCGCTCGTACGGGCCGGGCGAGGTGGTCTACCGCATGGACGATCCCGCCGACGCGCTGTATTTCGTGAAAAGCGGGCTGGTCAAGATCAGCAAGCTGTTTCCCAACGGCAAGGAGGCGATTCTGGGGGTGATCGGGCAGCACGACACCTTCGGCGAACTGCTGCTGCAGCCCGAGGAACGCCGCCCCACCCAGGCTGAGGCGTTGGAGCGCACCACGCTGATCGTGCTGCCGCGCAGCGAACTGCAGTCCCTGCTGAACAGCAAACCCGATCTGGCCATGAAGCTGATCCGCCTGATGGCCGCCCGGCTGTTCGAGGCGCAGTCGTGGAGTGCCACCGTGAGTGCCTACAGCGCCCCCGAGCGCGTGGCCAGCCTGCTGTACCGCCTGGCCCGCGAGTTCGGGCGGCCCCACAGCCAAGGCGTCGAGCTGAACCTGAAACTGAATCAGGAAGACCTGGCCCGCATGGTGGGGGCCACCCGCGAGACGGTCAGTCACTCGCTGGGCAAGCTCAAGCAGGACGGGGCCATCGTGCGCGCCCGCACGCCGATCATCGTCCGGATGGACGCGCTCAAGGCGTACATCGAGCAGGGCAACTAA